In Coccidioides posadasii str. Silveira chromosome 4, complete sequence, one genomic interval encodes:
- the MDM10 gene encoding Mitochondrial distribution and morphology protein 10 (BUSCO:451811at4751~EggNog:ENOG410PGAP~COG:U~BUSCO:8723at33183), with translation MIDFMDYIQLAFSDATHWNRDNSYTALTDTANALLDFSIPERLRVHLSSLSTPQFATTYTLGTVGLIDGSISYLFSTLPLESTPSRSTLIPLRRLVPGYRQIHPPLAPESRDESRHAEPNERSEKALQSWRKETMLHATLHLPPPTTLNGLFLRRISPTTQLSLAVCSTQATPLSKSTPQASILTQMSHDTGKYSAEFLFSTDNALLGFKGLWNFGPDPRHAATAQRPRTASQSVSLLSAGGEMYYSPLSSVVGLSTGLRFTTLPAASESIHSLSSTHPAQSPISTFPYTLTLTLTPLTGSLSTTYSLLASPNLAFSSRFGFNVYSWESEMVAGCELWRRKKKRHASTLSDKDDLSWAKRKMGLLPPLPPSPVKGTSASAVTPAGEQKESDSVIKLRVDQSLNVRLLWEGRVKDLLVSAGVGLGPSLPSIGGTTYGWTGVGVSVLYST, from the exons ATGATAGATTTTATGGACTATATCCAGCTCGCCTTCTCCGATGCCACACACTGGAATAGAGATAATTCCTACACTGCGCTCACCGATACCGCCAATG CTCTCCTCGATTTTTCCATACCAGAACGGCTCCGCGTTCACCTCTCATCTCTATCCACCCCCCAATTCGCGACCACGTATACACTTGGCACAGTAGGCCTTATCGATGGCTCCATATCGTACTTATTTAGCACCCTGCCGCTGGAGAGCACGCCCAGCAGGAGCACCCTGATCCCGTTGCGGAGATTAGTACCAGGATATAGGCAGATTCATCCTCCATTGGCGCCGGAGAGCCGGGATGAGTCTCGACATGCAGAGCCCAATGAAAGGAGTGAAAAGGCGTTACAAAGCTGGCGAAAGGAGACGATGCTTCACGCCACATTGCATTTGCCCCCTCCAACGACCTTGAACGGCTTATTCCTCCGTCGAATCTCACCCACAACACAGCTCTCGTTGGCAGTATGCTCAACGCAGGCAACGCCGCTGTCTAAATCCACCCCTCAAGCATCAATATTAACGCAGATGTCCCACGACACCGGAAAGTATAGTGCAGAATTTCTGTTCAGCACCGACAATGCACTGTTAGGATTCAAAGGGCTGTGGAACTTCGGGCCCGACCCCAGACATGCGGCGACCGCACAGCGTCCAAGGACTGCATCTCAATCGGTTTCATTACTTTCCGCAGGCGGAGAGATGTATTATTCTCCTCTTTCTTCCGTCGTAGGCCTGTCAACAGGCTTACGCTTTACTACCTTGCCAGCAGCATCGGAGTCTATACATTCCTTGTCATCTACGCATCCAGCGCAATCACCCATTTCCACCTTTCCATACACGCTTACCCTCACATTGACACCGTTAACTGGCTCCTTGTCGACGACGTATTCTCTCCTCGCGTCGCCGAATTTGGCATTTAGCTCACGATTCGGATTTAACGTGTATAGCTGGGAAAGCGAGATGGTTGCTGGATGCGAGTTGTGGAGACGAAAGAAGAAGCGACATGCAAGCACGTTAAGCGACAAAGATGATCTCTCCTGggcgaagaggaagatggGACTGTTACCTCCACTTCCTCCGTCACCGGTGAAAGGGACAAGTGCAAGTGCTGTTACTCCAGCAGGAGAACAGAAGGAATCCGATTCGGTGATAAAGCTCCGCGTCGATCAATCCCTGAACGTCCGACTGCTTTGGGAGGGTAGGGTTAAGGATCTCCTAGTCAGCGCTGGTGTAGGGCTGGGGCCATCGTTGCCTTCGATTGGCGGAACCACATATGGGTGGACTGGAGTTGGTGTGTCCGTGTTATATTCAACATGA
- the TPI1 gene encoding triosephosphate isomerase (BUSCO:369435at4751~EggNog:ENOG410PGYI~COG:G~BUSCO:12052at33183), with the protein MARKFFVGGNFKMNGTQKSITDIITNLNSANLDPNTEVVISPPSLYLILSRSLADPKIGVASQNVFDKPMGAYTGELSVEQLQDCGISWTLVGHSERRVILKEDDDFAARKTKSAIDGGLSVILCVGETLEEREADKTVDVVTRQLGAVASRLSAQDWSKLVVAYEPVWAIGTGKVATTEQAQEVHAAVRKYIAESVSPSVAENLRIIYGGSVNEKNCKELAKQADVDGFLVGGASLKPAFVDIVNARL; encoded by the exons ATGGCTCGCAAATTCTTCGTTGGCGGTAACTTCAAGAT GAATGGGACTCAAAAGTCCATCACCGATATCATCACCAATCTTAACAGCGCCAATCTCGATCCCAACACCGAAGTCGTCATCTCCCCCCCTTCCCTCTACCTCATCCTCTCCCGTAGCCTTGCCGATCCCAAGATCGGCGTTGCCTCTCAGAATGTCTTCGATAAGCCCATGGGAGCGTACACTGGTGAATTGAGCGTGGAACAATTGCAGGACTGCGGTATTTCCTGGACATTGGTTGGACACAGTGAGCGGAGAGTTATCTTGAAGGAAGATGACGAC TTTGCTGCACGCAAGACCAAGTCTGCTATTGATGGCGGATTGAGCGTTATTCTCTGCGTCGGAGAGACTCTTGAG GAGCGTGAGGCGGACAAGACTGTCGATGTTGTGACCAGACAACTAGGCGCAGTTGCTTCCAGACTCAGCGCCCAGGACTGGTCTAAGTTGGTTGTTGCATACGAGCCCGTCTG GGCCATTGGAACCGGCAAGGTTGCCACAACCGAGCAGGCCCAAGAGGTCCATGCTGCAGTCCGCAAGTACATCGCGGAGAGCGTTTCGCCCAGTGTTGCTGAGAACCTCCGTATCATCTATGGCGGCAGTGTCAATGAGAAGAATTGCAAGGAACTTGCTAAACAAGCGGATGTTGATGGATTCCTGGTCGGTGGAGCTAGTTTGAAGCCAGCAT TCGTTGACATTGTCAATGCTCGTCTCTAA
- a CDS encoding uncharacterized protein (EggNog:ENOG410PYEQ) produces MSNENSNFRPPMPPPQVPHAHHPELLKREMARAHDNGLPNANQSIPLDEVNAQFKKLNLDPVLVRGAAQEKLDRNLFLQKDNSFTDEEDSYDEDEDEDEDEGREPYQGWSLYRAKPTVLGQEPDWSRVTKSRMNLTQEDLRKLVKGQKKGSVAKTYSSLGRLKRKQIDDLIEELRRKDGRFNWNVIYIQAINKETGRRGFTAMLVTTTINLVLEKTLKPGVSLSPRNSQKKSPRFKNDPASNVKGNPHPISGGAGSARPQATHPPTLPSYAGTGPGQGAQADPRPQPLQQQPLPPFPQPQQVHPQAQPQPQPNLQPPPPPPPLPPSHHPPPQHSERLSVPKGAFPPMHPTRQGNIPPGVQVVNGPPPQSHPHIPPVPPIHSVPNHQSLPRPLKQETPVQVKQMHEVPEIVHVGKKITPKNIYAVDQWLEDSSNGDNESELFEHVDDSSETDDSFIADDFESKNYRTGGSQHASRESNEPTSGYRRHRRPGSKYPASPRSRDSQYSRGEVDIIPATGMHRGPLIRSASVSYSSRPSLKLIHGGRSAQTSISSRDKSPFRYTSLTNDILIQREWEREEMERQKEIDYIWRKRLQLKEDDLKRREWDVKRREMRMERAGRAERRSSVVDSYDDQDRGRRSKFEAPRRRGSMYHGAERPLFR; encoded by the exons ATGTCGAACGAGAATTCCAATTTTCGGCCGCCGATGCCACCGCCACAAGTCCCTCATGCACACCACCCAGAGCTCCTGAAAAGGGAGATGGCACGAGCTCATGACAATGGGCTACCCAATGCCAACCAGTCCATCCCGCTGGATGAAGTCAATGCTCAGTTCAAAAAGCTCAATCTTGATCCTGTACTCGTTCGCGGTGCAGCCCAGGAAAAGTTAGACCGGAACCTATTTCTCCAGAAAGACAACTCTTTTACCGACGAGGAAGATAGCTATGACGAGGACGAAGACGAAGACGAAGACGAGGGAAGAGAGCCATACCAAGGGTGGTCTTTGTATCGCGCGAAGCCTACCGTACTTGGCCAGGAGCCGGATTGGTCTCGCGTTACGAAGTCACGAATGAATTTAACCCAGGAAGATCTTCGTAAACTCGTTAAAGGGCAAAAGAAAGGCTCCGTTGCAAAAACCTACAGCAGCCTTGGCCGGTTGAAGCGCAAGCAAATCGACGACCTGATAGAGGAGTTAAGAAGGAAAGACGGTCGGTTTAACTGGAACGTTATTTATATCCAAGCCATCAATAAGGAAACCGGCCGCCGAGGGTTCACCGCGATGTTAGTTACTACAACTATCAATTTGGTTTTGGAAAAGACGCTAAAGCCCGGCGTTTCATTGTCACCTCGGAATTCGCAGAAGAAATCACCTCGCTTTAAGAATGACCCAGCATCCAACGTTAAGGGAAAC CCACATCCTATCTCGGGAGGTGCTGGAAGCGCTCGGCCTCAGGCCACTCACCCACCCACATTGCCATCATACGCTGGTACGGGTCCAGGACAGGGAGCGCAAGCCGACCCTCGCCCACAGCCACTTCAACAACAACCCCTACCACCCTTTCCGCAACCGCAGCAAGTTCATCCCCAAGCACAACCCCAGCCCCAACCCAACCTGCaaccaccaccgccgccaccaccactgCCACCATCACATCATCCGCCTCCACAACACTCCGAGAGATTATCTGTCCCCAAAGGTGCTTTTCCACCGATGCATCCAACGAGACAAGGAAATATCCCGCCCGGTGTTCAAGTCGTGAATGGACCACCACCTCAATCCCATCCACATATTCCCCCAGTCCCGCCAATTCATTCAGTACCTAATCACCAGTCCTTGCCTCGGCCACTTAAACAAGAGACGCCAGTTCAAGTGAAGCAAATGCATGAGGTGCCTGAGATAGTGCATGTGGGCAAAAAAATCACACCCAAAAACATATATGCCGTCGATCAGTGGCTTGAGGATAGCAGCAACGGGGATAATGAGTCTGAGCTCTTCGAACACGTTGACGATTCGTCGGAAACTGATGATTCGTTCATCGCTGACGACTTCGAAAGCAAGAATTATAGAACTGGAGGATCACAACATGCGTCTAGGGAAAGTAACGAGCCCACCTCTGGTTACCGCAGACACCGCCGTCCCGGGTCTAAATACCCCGCTAGCCCGCGAAGCCGAGATAGTCAATATAGCCGTGGAGAGGTCGATATTATTCCAGCTACAGGCATGCACCGCGGGCCGCTTATCCGTTCGGCATCGGTTTCCTATAGTTCTCGCCCATCGTTGAAGTTAATCCATGGAGGACGGTCTGCACAGACCTCTATTTCATCTCGAGACAAATCTCCGTTTCGATATACAAGCTTGACCAATGACATTCTGATCCAGAGAGAATGGGAGCGTGAGGAGATGGAGCGTCAAAAAGAAATCGACTACATCTGGAGAAAACGTCTGCAGCTGAAAGAGGACGACCTGAAACGCCGTGAATGGGACGTGAAGCGTCGTGAGATGAGAATGGAGCGAGCCGGGCGTGCTGAGCGTCGATCATCCGTCGTTGATTCCTACGACGATCAGGATCGCGGTCGTCGTTCCAAGTTCGAGGCTCCTCGCCGACGCGGCTCGATGTACCATGGGGCAGAACGCCCCCTGTTTCGTTAA
- a CDS encoding uncharacterized protein (EggNog:ENOG410PMXS~COG:A) — MTDKLPANLLALFAPRPPLKYLKPIDRAPEDVRQSDLTGVAQFVGELQNYAEEVPYNATESWLQRKARQKQEKKEELDKYLTEGLKTYDPSSDPQVRGDPFKTLFVSRLSYDVKEADLEREFGRFGPIERIRIVTDPSNTNPKKKHRGYAFIVYERELDMKAAYKETDGIRIKDRRVLVDVERGRTVKGWKPRRFGGGLGGRGYTKAMPSRPMGPGGFAPSGPGGFQGGGFRGGFGGRGGFRGGFRGDRGYGGRGGIGYQGGRSGFGGPPNGISAGQPPPNAPSGPGGARAGGPDDRRGGYDDRSYRGGSRYDRSGGVTGSNREPVRPRDAYDRDRDSHRDRDRDRDRDRRDRDRDRGRDRDRDRDRYSRRDDDYSRKRYHDGDDYDDPRSKRRY; from the exons ATGACAGACAAGCTTCCTGCCAATCTCCTGGCACTGTTCGCACCTCGGCCGCCACTCAAATATTTAAAGCCTATAGATCGCGCGCCAGAAGACGTTCGACAGAGTGATCTCACTGGAGTCGCCCAGTTTGTCGGCGAACTACAGAACTATGCCGAAGAGGTGCCGTACAATGCAACAGAAAGCTGGCTTCAGCGCAAAGCGAGACAGAagcaagagaagaaagaagaactGGACAAATATCTCACAGAGGGGCTGAAAACTT ATGATCCCAGTTCCGACCCGCAAGTTAGAGGCGACCCCTTCAAGACCCTGTTTGTCTCGCGTCTTAGCTACGACGTGAAAGAAGCAGACTTGGAGAGAGAGTTTGGGCGGTTTGGCCCGATCGAAAGG ATTCGAATCGTCACTGATCCATCAAATACGAatccaaaaaagaaacataGAGGCTATGCATTCATTGTCTACGAGCGTGAATTGGATATGAAGG CGGCATACAAAGAAACAGATGGTATTCGCATAAAGGACCGGCGCGTTTTAGTGGATGTTGAACGAGGTCGCACTGTTAAAGGCTGGAAACCGAGACGATTTGGAGGCGGTCTAGGAGGACGAGGATATACAAAGGCAATGCCTTCGCGACCAATGGGACCTGGCGGATTTGCACCTTCTGGCCCCGGTGGGTTCCAAGGTGGTGGTTTCCGTGGTGGTTTCGGAGGTAGAGGTGGATTCCGAGGTGGATTCAGGGGTGATCGTGGATATGGTGGACGTGGGGGGATTGGGTATCAAGGTGGAAGAAGCGGATTTGGAGGTCCTCCTAACGGAATAAGCGCTGGTCAGCCTCCACCCAACGCTCCCTCGGGCCCTGGCGGCGCTCGTGCTGGTGGTCCCGATGATAGACGTGGGGGATACGATGATAGGTCGTATAGAGGCGGCTCCAGATATGACCGATCTGGCGGCGTCACAGGAAGCAACCGTGAACCGGTAAGACCTAGGGATGCATATGATCGAGATAGAGACAGCCACAGGGACCGCGATAGAGATCGAGATCGAGATAGGCGTGACCGTGACAGGGATCGAGGTCGCGATCGGGACCGAGACAGGGATAGGTATAGCCGCCGTGACGATGATTACTCCAGGAAGAGATACCACGACGGTGACGATTATGATGACCCGCGCAGCAAACGGAGATACTAA
- a CDS encoding uncharacterized protein (EggNog:ENOG410PSRD~COG:O~BUSCO:10441at33183), with amino-acid sequence MNRTPSIQFLTSTPSRKRPHDQISGSNSESRSESPWTAQEEASNSANSRSFGGARSQNLQLPRIRYPGDGYDYRRPIMSTGVPPPPPSFLQAQPQPNVIDLTQDDSSPPSRSPQMSWIPSSGSRPTGASRPPRFGRNIMADVVNLEQEPGQSPSNNQQSSPEVQWLGSISRGARPRTQPQQTTSSEHHHRGLPFRRGGLMNLLRADRLALNRTQEFAEEMALRTRDIVAFSHAMTPFWIGEAPRHGIDLTIDLDNPQMDLTLVGLESLNPDGRPTSPAYQSPPAPPAGFTRTAGEDDVVICPNCEHELGTGDDPIQKQVWVARSCGHVYCGLCTKNRASSRGRKAAVPAKTKPFSKCVVTDCGKSVSQPRTMLQIYL; translated from the exons ATGAACAGGACTCCCTCCATCCAGTTTTTAACATCGACACCGTCAAGAAAG CGTCCCCATGACCAAATATCTGGCTCCAATTCTGAAAGCAGAAGTGAATCTCCCTGGACAGCCCAGGAAGAGGCGTCTAATTCTGCCAACAGCCGTTCATTTGGCGGTGCACGCTCACAGAACCTTCAACTTCCACGAATAAGATATCCCGGGGACGGATACGATTATAGAAGACCTATCATGTCGACCGGAGTGCCTCCACCCCCTCCCTCTTTCCTACAAGCCCAACCGCAGCCAAACGTCATCGACTTGACCCAAGATGACTCTAGCCCTCCCTCTCGCTCACCGCAAATGTCTTGGATTCCGTCCTCGGGAAGTAGACCAACAGGAGCAAGTCGACCACCGCGGTTCGGAAGGAATATCATGGCAGATGTTGTCAATTTGGAACAAGAACCAGGGCAGTCTCCAAGCAACAACCAACAATCCAGCCCTGAAGTACAGTGGTTAGGATCCATTTCTCGGGGAGCTCGCCCTAGAACACAGCCTCAACAAACTACCTCTTCGGAGCATCATCATAGAGGTTTGCCTTTCAGGAGGGGCGGCCTGATGAATTTACTAAGGGCCGATAGACTGGCCCTAAACCGAACCCAAGAATTCGCGGAAGAGATGGCATTGCGCACAAGGGATATTGTCGCCTTCAGTCATGCTATGACGCCTTTCTGGATTGGTGAAGCGCCTAGGCATGGAATAGATCTGACCATTGATCTTGATAATCCGCAGATGGATTTAACTCTCGTTGGGCTTGAATCGTTGAACCCGGACGGTCGCCCGACTTCTCCAGCGTATCAATCGCCTCCTGCGCCCCCGGCGGGTTTTACTAGGACCGCCGGTGAAGATGATGTCGTGATATGTCCTAATTGCGAGCATGAACTTGGGACTGGGGATGATCCTATACAGAAGCAAGTGTGGGTGGCAAGATCATGCGGTCAT GTTTACTGCGGGCTATGTACGAAAAACCGTGCTTCATCTCGTGGGAGGAAAGCAGCCGTACCCGCAAAAACAAAACCTTTCTCAAAGTGTGTGGTCACTGACTGTGGAAAATCAGTCAGTCAACCGAGGACAATGCTCCAAATCTATCTCTGA
- the MRT4 gene encoding mRNA turnover protein MRT4 (BUSCO:351849at4751~EggNog:ENOG410PFZ8~COG:A~BUSCO:12217at33183), translated as MPVSKRAKIVHESKVTKKSHKEQTRRLYANVQEAVSNYDHLFVFSVDNMRNTYLKDVRTEFSEDGRLFFGKTKVMAVALGTNPETAFAPNLDKLSPYLNGAVGLLFTSRSPKSVLDYFSSFHPMDFARAGNVSPRAFTIPSGIVYAHAGEIPEEHDQPISHTIEPTLRKLGVPTRLVRGKVTLDMEGGYQVCKAGETLDSRQTTLLKMFGVAVAEFRVEMRAHWTKETGEVEVLQKDEGMEVDH; from the exons ATGCCTGTTTCCAAGCGGGCAAAGATTGTCCACGAGTCCAAGGTCACCAAGAAATCCCACAAAGAGCAAACCCGCCGACTCTACGCCAACGTCCAGGAAGCCGTATCTAATTATGACCACCTCTTTGTTTTCTCGGTGGATAATATGCGAAATACATACTTAAAGGATGTGCGAACCGAGTTTTCGGAAGACGGACG ACTCTTTTTTGGTAAAACCAAAGTAATGGCCGTCGCTCTCGGTACTAACCCAGAGACTGCCTTCGCTCCAAACCTCGACAAACTCTCTCCCTACCTCAACGGGGCTGTCGGTCTCCTCTTCACCTCCCGCTCTCCCAAATCCGTCCTCGACTACTTCTCGTCATTTCACCCTATGGACTTTGCTCGTGCTGGTAATGTATCGCCACGTGCATTTACAATCCCTTCGGGAATCGTATACGCCCATGCAGGCGAGATCCCCGAAGAGCACGACCAGCCGATAAGTCATACAATCGAGCCCACTTTGAGAAAATTAGGGGTGCCCACAAGGTTGGTGAGGGGTAAAGTGACGTTAGATATGGAAGGCGGGTACCAAGTGTGCAAGGCTGGAGAGACGCTCGATTCGCGGCAGACGACGTTGCTGAAGATGTTTGGAGTCGCGGTTGCGGAGTTTAGAGTTGAGATGAGAGCCCATTGGACTAAGGAGACGGGAGAAGTGGAGGTCTTGCAGAAGGATGAAGGTATGGAAGTTGACCATTAA
- the MRPL51 gene encoding mitochondrial 54S ribosomal protein mL43 (EggNog:ENOG410PP1D~COG:J~BUSCO:15294at33183), with translation MPIQGVKALATGRNGVGAFILQCKRLDFHYCDWAGSSKGMNSFLRHALPKFAAENPQIEIRISPRPHKHPIIKGHYINGREKAICVRNLEKDQILQKATLLKEASGEKLKRVRNPVSSTNESVRGIWDPYHGDIKMI, from the exons ATGCCGATTCAGGGAGTGAAGGCGTTAGCCACGGGCCGA AACGGCGTGGGCGCATTTATCCTACAATGCAAGCGTCTTGACTTTCACTACTGCGACTGGGCCGGGAGCTCAAAGGGCATGAA TTCCTTCCTCCGCCATGCTCTCCCCAAATTCGCCGCAGAGAACCCCCAAATCGAAATCCGGATATCACCGCGACCGCACAAACACCCTATCATCAAAGGCCATTATATTAATGGCCGCGAGAAAGCCATCTGCGTCCGAAACCTTGAGAAGGATCAGATCCTCCAGAAAGCTACTCTCTTAAAAGAAGCCAGCGGAGAGAAACTGAAGAGGGTGAGAAATCCTGTTTCCAGCACAAACGAGAGCGTCAGAGGTATTTGGGACCCTTATCATGGCGACATCAAGATGATATGA